The Deltaproteobacteria bacterium sequence GCAGCCTACCTGCGCTCCGCGTACGCCCGCGAAGTGGTGCAGGAGGAGTACGAGGTCCGCACGGACGCGGAGGACGATCGAGGAGCTGCCGGGCACGTCGAGGTCCGCATCGCGGCGATGGACACCGTCGAGCGCGGCGGGCTCATCGTGCGCGCGGTGGGCGGGCTGCTCGACACCGCGCTGCTGCTCATCATCGTGTGCGGGTTCCTGCTCGTCGGCGTCGGCGCGTTCGCCATGGGCGAAAGTTCGCTCGGATCCGCAGGGCTCGCGCGGCTCGCCGGACCGATCTATCTGCTCTTCCTGCTCATCTCCGCGTGCTACGTCACGTTCTTTATCGGCAGCTCGGGGCAGACGCCGGGGATGATGGTCTTCGGCCTCAAGGTCGTGACGGACGAAGGCGAATCCGTCGGCTACGCGCGCGCCTTCGTGCGCATGGTCGCCTCGATCTTCTCCCTGTGCTTTTTCGGCCTCGGCCACATCGCCGTCGCGCTCGATCCCGACCGCCAGGGATGGCACGACCGGCTCGCGCAGTGCGTGGTCGTGCGGCTCTGAGTGGACGTGCGGTTGTGAGCCCTCGCGTCGGCGCTCCCCGTCAGAACGATCCAGGTCCCTACGCCAACCGCTGATGCGTTTCGGCGGTGCGCTCGCCGTACGCCGCCCACGGGAATTGTTCCACGCGCGCCCGTGCGGATCGTAAAAGGCGATCGCGCAGATCGGCGTCGTCGTGCAGCCGTCGCAGCGCGTCGGCGAGCGCGTCGATGTCGCCGGGCGGCACGAAGAGCGCGTCTTCATCGGCGCGCGCCACGCTGCCCGCGTTCGGCGTGACGATCATCGGCAACCCGTGCGCCATGGCCTCGTAGGTGACGAGTGCACTGCCTTCCTCGATTGACGGAAACGCGAAGACGTGCGCCGTGCGCATGAGCGCGCCGACGTCGGCGACGAATCCCGCGAAGGTCACTCCGGGACGAGGACGGTCCGGATCGATGATCCGTCGTGACATCGGCTCGATGCCGCCCGCGAGCACGAGGCGCGCATCGGGAAGCGCGGCGCGCTCCCACGCGGCGAGCAGTTCCGGCACGCCCTTGCGCACGCCGATCTGTCCGACGAAGAGCACGGTGAAGGGGCCCGGCCGCGCGGCGATCGGCGGCGCGACGACGTTCAGATTCGCGCCGAAGGGATTGAGCACGAGCCGCGCGGGGTCGAATCCCTCGGCGAGAAAGCTGTCGTGCGCGAAAGGCGAGGGCACGGTGACGAGGTCGGCGAGATCGTAGTCGCGCAGGCACCGCGCCACGACGCGATCGTGCGTGGGCTCGTAGCGGATGCCGTGACGCGCGTAGGCGTCACGCAGGATGCGTGACTGCGTTCGGATGTGCGTGCTCGCGCGATCGACCACCACGCCCAACCCGCGTCGCTTCGCTTCGGCGATCGCGCCCGTCGCCTGCGAGTTCCAGACGTGGATCGACGTGAGGCCCTCGGCGCGGCCGATGGCGCGCATCAGCCGTGCGTCAAAGGCGCGGTTTTTCGCCTCGTAATACAGCTTGTCGCCGGCGACGCGGCGCGCCGCGTCGGGCAAAAACGGATACGCATCGATGCGCGCCGGCTCGATCTCGCATGGCCTTGCGGACAGGCACGCGACGCGCGCGAGCATCCCGGCGCGATCGAGGCCGAGCGCGGCGCGATACGCGGTCCGACCGATGCCGGCGCCGGCAAAATCCGCGGCGACGGCGTAGAGGACGTTGGGCGTGGTCATGTCGCGGGTTTTGCGGTGCGCGGCGACGTCGAAGCGGGAGGGTTTCGGCCAGTCCACCACGAGCGGATGTCGGATTCAAGAAGGCGAAACGCGGAGAGCTTTCGAAGCGGATCGAAGCTGTTCACATTTTCCGCAACGAGTTCGACGCACATGGACGGGCGAAACTTCTTTCTTCGATGTCCGCGAAACCCGCTCGCGTCGCGAAGCGCGGCGTATAACAGGTCCTTGGGGTTCGGCGTCTCTTCCCATCGGTCCCAGTGCGGAATTTTCAGGGCGGTCGTTCCTTTCGGATTTCCAGCCGCTTTTCGGATGGCGCCCTCGTCCAGAAGCAGCCATGCCTCGGACATGCGAACGGGGATCACGCACACGTGCGGCGTCAGCATCCCGTCGGGAACCGCCCGCCGAATCTCGTCAAGGCGTTCCTCGATCGGCCGCGCTTCCGCGTCTCGATGGACGAATAAGATATCGCATTCGTACAGGTCCACGGCCAAATGGATCTTGTCGGTTAGTGCCTTTGGTGGATCGGGTAACAACGAGGGATCGAATCGTTCGACACGCGAGTTCCCGATACCACATTCACGCAGCAGCCATTCGAGAATGCGAATGAGCGCCCGGTCGCTCGTTCCATCGGAAATCAGCGTTCCGTAAATGGACGACACGAGGGTCAACCCCCGTCATCAGACGCGAACATCGATAATTGCCGAAAGTCGGATCTTCTCGCGACGCGTTTCACCCGGGGAGCGTCGCTGTCTTCCGCTTCGCGCTCCTCCTCCGTCGCCAGAGCTGCCGGAAGGGCATTGAGTATTGCTAGGACATCGCCCTTCGTCGCCGGCCGGATGGAGGCGTCGGACGCCGTTCGCCACGTGTCCCGAAGTGGTCGGAGCACGAGCGATTCGACACGCGCGTCGTCGCCCGACGGAATCGTGTCGGCGAGGAGAAGGCTGTCGTATGGGACAAGGCCGACCACTTCCGGACTGTGCGTGTTCAAGATCACCTGCCGAAGCGGATTGTCTTTGCCAATCTTCGCGTCCAGATCGACCGTCAGCCCTCGAAGAAGGTCGATGATCCTGGGTATCCGCGTCGGATGGATGCCATTTTCCGGCTCTTCCATGCAAAGCAGACCGTTCCATTTCGGGTCCTGCTCCAACGCGGCAAGCGCGAGAAAACGCAGCGTGCCGTCCGAGAGCTCGCGGGCGCTGAAGACCGTTCCGATTCGATTCGTGACGATCGTCGTGAAGAGCTCCCGTTTCTCGTCGCGATCCACATCGATATTCTCGACGTCGACCAGTTCCTTCAGGCGATTGACCAGTCGTTGTTGGACCGCCCATTGCTCCGTGGTCTTGTGTTTTCCGTACGAGATCAAACGGTTCAGAGTTGCGGCGAGACCGCGGCCTTCCGGTCCCAGCACCGCGGCCGTTCGATACTCATCGGGTGTGCGCAAATGGGCCGGCTCCAGTTGAAGCAATCTCCACGACTGCATCTCGCGCTTTGCCATCAGCGCGGTCGGCGATTCTGCCGTCCGGATCGTGGACAGAAGCGTTCGAGCCAAACCGGATGACTGAAAGCTCGAACCGCGTCCCTGATGACCGCTGTCCTCGTGAATCTTGAATTCCTGAACGTACTCGGTGTTTACCCGTGTGGAGATAAAAGGGGTCGTTCGTCGCCCCTGAAACGCCGATTCGCGCCATTCCTTGTATCCGCGCGCGAACGGCAGAGCGGACTTCGCCTCACTCTTCTTGACGTAATCGAGTCGTTCGCTCGCAATCTCGTAGGTGTCGCCCCCGGCATCGCTGGACTGGGTTCTACGAATCTCCAACGAGTATCGCAGGAATGTCGCACTCGCCTCGACGGCTTGGCCCAGATCGTCTTCGCCCCATTTGGGGACGATCATTTCCGCTTCAAATGTCATCTTCCCCGCGTGCGCATGCGTGCCTCGACTGAACACACGACCGGCCTCCTTGGCTCGGGTCTCGCCGCGAACGCCGGTCAGAGCCTCGATCAGGGATTTCTCGGTCAGATCGGACAGAAACAGGATCGCGTCGAACAGGTTGGACTTGCCGACGCCGTTTCGCCCCGCGACGCAAGTGAAGGGACCGAACCGCACGTCGATGTCGACGAGGTTCTTGAACCCCTGGACTTTCAGGCGTGTCAGCATGGGTGAAACCCCCTTCGAACGCGAATGGCAAATCGCATACTAAATCCATCGGAGACGGGAAATCCATCCCGTCCCTTCCCGCCCTGTCACTCGGTGTGATACACGGGCGCGTTCGCGCGCGCGGGATTTGCGACGCGCGGGAGGGATGACCATGCCGATCCGCGACGAGTTCGCCGCGGTGCTCTTCGATGTGGACGGGGTGCTTCTCGATTCGATGAGCCTGCACGTCGACGCGTGGGTGCGCGCCGGGCAGGAGCTGGGCATCGAGATCACCGAGGACGAAGTCTATCGCCGCGAGGGCGAAAAAGCCGAGGTCTCGGCGCGCGATTTCGTGAAGAGCGCCGGGATGATGACGACGCGCGCCCGCGCCGCCGCACTGCTCGAACGCAAGCGGGAGATCTACGCGCGCATCGCCGCCGCGCCGAAGCTCTTCCCCGGTGTCGAAGCGGTGCTCGCCGCCGCGCGCGGGGCCGGGCTCGCGCTCGCTTTCGTCACGGGCACGAGCCGCGCCGAGATGAACGCGATTCTGCCCGCGAGCGTGGCGGAATTTTTCGACGCGTCGGTGTGCGGCGACGAGGTGATGCACGGCAAGCCGAACCCCGAGCCGTACATGACCGCCGCGCGGCTGCTGAAACTCCACGCCCGCGAGTGCCTGGTGATCGAGAACGCGCCCTACGGTATCCGCTCGGGACGGACTGCGGGGTGCACGGTGTGGGCCGTGCGCAGCACGCTGGACGGCGACCACCTGCGCGAAGCGCACCGCGTGATCGAACGCATCGAGGATCTGCTCCCCGAAATCTGACGCCCCGGCCCGAACGCGCGTTCGCGCGGCGAAGGGTGAGCGCGGGCGATGTCCGCCCCGCGCCCGAGGGCCGCGCCATGCCCTGGCGAAAGCAGTCCGTACGACCGCCGCTCGGCGAGGCACGGACGTCTTTTCCGGAATCCTCTGTCCTTCGTTCTCGTCCCGGGCGCAGCCGCGACGTCGACACCGCGCATTCGCCGGTTCTGCCGCGCGAAGACGCGCCACGGCCGTCGATTTCGCGCCGCGCGACGATCGTGCACGTCATGCCCTGGCCGCTCACCGCGGGCGGCGCGCAGCGGTTTTTCGTCGATCTCGCGTCGTCGCAGACGGCGTACGCCGACGTTCACGCGATCTGCCCCGAGGGCGGCGATTTCTGGAACGCGATGCTCGCGGGCGTGACGGTCCACGCGATCGCGCGCGAGGCGAGCGGGGTCGCGCTACTGGAGGTGATCGCGCCCGATCTCGTCCATCACCATCACCCCAGCGGCGGCTGGCTGCTCGCCGCTGCGCGGCGCACGGGCGCGGCGATCCTCGGCACGCAGCATCGCTGGCGCGAAAATGTTGACCCCACGCGCGCGGCAGAGGTGTTGCCGATCTGCGGGCCGGGGCCGGGCGTCATCCGGCACGGGGTGGACTTGGAGGAGTATCGGCCCTCACCCCCGGCCCCTCTCCCGCCGGGCGGGAGAGGGGAGAGCGGCACCGGCAGTTCTCGTCTTACCCTTCTCCCGTTGGACGGGAGAGGGGTGGCCGAAGGCCGGGGTGAGGGCTCCATCGGCATCGTCGGCCGTCTCTCACCCGAGAAGATTCCGATGTCGTTCATCGACGCGCTGGCACGGCGGGCGGCGACGGGAGCCATGCGCGGCGCGACGTGGCGCTTCGTCGGGCGCGGCATTGATCGGCCCGAGGCGCGCGTCCTCGAGCGGAGGCTCGTCGCCATTCCGGGCGTCGAAATCGCGGGTGATGTGCCGCCCGACGCGATGCCCGGTGCGTATCGCGAACTCGCCGTGCTCGTCGTGCCCTCGGTGCACGAGTCGGTGTCGTATGCGGCGATCGAGGCGATGGCGTGCGGCGTGCCCGTGGTCGCGCGCGCTGTGGAGGGACTGCCCGAGACGATCGGCGACGCGGACCTGCTCGCCGAAACGGACGACGCGCTAATCGACGCCGCGCTCGCTCTGCGCGCGGACACGAAACTCCGCGAAACCCTAGTGCGCCGGGGCCGCGAGCGCGCCGAGCGGCTGTTCGACGTGCGTCGCATGCGCATTGCGTATGAACGCACGGCGGTGCGTCTGACCTGCGGCGTGGTGCGCGCGGGCGATCCCGATCTCGACGTGAGCGTGGTGATCCCGGTGTGGAACACGCGCGGCGAGTGGCTGCGCGAGTGCGTGGAAAGCGTCGCGTCGCAGGCGGGCGCGCGGTTTGAGATCGTGCTCGTGGACGACGGCACCGACGCGGACGGCACGCTCGCCGAACTCGCGGCGTGGGAAGGTGCGGCCAACGTCCGCGTGATCCGCCGAAGCGCAAACGGCGGTGTGGGTCCGGCGCTGAACGACGGCATCCGCGTGGCGCGCGCAGACCTCATCGCCCGCATCGACGGCGACGACGTCATGCCCGCCGGGCGGCTCGCGCGGCAGGTCGCCATCATGCGGGAGCGACCCGGCCTGACGCTCGTTGCGGGGCAGATGATTGTGTGCGACGAGCGCGGGCGCGAGATCGCGCGGCCGGTGCGCCGCTTCGACACGTCGCGGTTCATCGGCGCGCAGGACTTCGCGATCGCGCATCCCACGGTGTGCGTGCGCCGCGCCGCGGTGCTGCGTCTGGGCGGGTACATCGCGGGCCATGCGGAGGATTTCGACCTGTGGTGCCGGCTGCATCTCGCGGGTGCGCGCATGGAGGTCGCGCCCGACGTATGGGCGTATTACCGCCACCATCCCGACCAGCAGACGGCGAAACGCGAGCACGGCGAATGCGCGCGCGAGTTGCGCCGCCAGTGGGCCGCACGGGCGGGGGAGTTTACCCCGGCGATCTAGATTGCCCCCGCCCTTCCGCGGATTTCCGTCCACGCGCGCGCCGGGTTCCACGGAACGAACGCCGCGCCCTTCGCGAATTCTTCGCGGCACAAATCGTAGAGCGCAGTGTTGAGGGGCGCGTCGATGCCGTGTTCTCGCGCCAGCTCGACGATGCGACCGTTGATCGCGTCGAGTTCGGTGTTTGCGCGGCCGCGACCGATCACGTCCTGCGCCATCGACGACACGGCCATGCGGCCCATGTTGCGTTCGATGAGGCGGCGCGTAAGGCGGTCGGGCAGGCGCGCGCCCGCCCACAAGATCGCCGGCGGCGGCATGCCCGCGCCGCTCACCGGGCGATACCCCGCGCCGCGAATCACGCGCATGCCCTCCCACAATACGGCGGTGGTCATGCGGCGCAGGTCCGCGCGATCGGGCACCTCGCGGAACCCCGCGCCGACGAGCGTGGTGATCGAGTTTGCGAGGTTGACGACGATCTTGTGGTGGATCGCGTCGACGATGCGATCGGTGACGCGCACGGGCAACGCACGTCCAAGTTCCCGCGCGGCCGATCGCACGAGCGCGTCGAGATCGGGAGTGGTCGCGCCCATCGCGACGGGGCCGCGCTCGCGCGCGCCGAAAACGCCGTCGGATTCGCACCATACATTGTAGGCCGCGATGCCGAAGATCGTACGCGGCAGAATCGTGGGCAGCACGGTCAGATGCGCCGCGCCGTTTTGCAGCGCCAGCGCGGGCAGATCGGGTCCGAAGCGCGCGCGCACGTCTTCGGCGGCACTCGCAACATCGCCGGACTTCGTAGTCAGGATGGCGAAATCGGCGTCGCCCGCCTCGGCCACCGAGGCGACGACGCGTACGTTGCGGGAAATGGTGCCCGACGCGCCGCGCACGGGGATGCCGCGCGCGAGGATCAGCGCCGAGCGGGGCCTTGCGACGAGCGTGACGTCGAGCCCGGCGTCATCCATCCAGGCGGCGAGCGTCGCGCCGATCGCCCCCGCTCCCACGATCATCCAACGCATGGCGAGTGCTCCGATTCCCGTCTTGTGGCCCGGTCGCCCTCGGCCGAGGCGAATTGCGACAACGCGGGCGAGGGCGCCCGCGCCACACTTTCGAAAGCTCTCTCCCTGCACACTTTCGAAAGCTTTCGCCCCACGAAAAAATCGAGGCCGCCTCGCGGCGGCCCCGATCGCGTGATCCTGATCGGATCGTATCGGTTACTTCTTCTCGGGAGCGGCCGGGGCGGCGGGAGCGGCCGGGGCAGCGGCGGCCGGAGCAGCCGGAGCGGCGGGCGCGGCAGCCTCGGGAGCCGGCGTCGGCGTGGCTTCGGCGGGCGGAGCGGCCGGGGGCGGCGGAGGCGGAGGCGGCGGAGCGGCCTCGGTCTTCGGCGGTTCGGCCGGCTTCTGCGCGGGCTGCGGTCCGCAGGCGACCATCAGAGCGAAGGCAGCCACGGCGACCAGCAGAACGAGCGTCAGGATGCGAGCTTTCATTACATGGACCTCCTGGCGAAATCGCGGAAATGCGAACGCGGCGATTTATAGCGCTTTGGGCCGATCCATAAAGGACAGCGGCACTATTTGGTAATGTAGCTTACGAAAAATGCGGGTTTTTCCAAAAAATCACCGGCTGGAAGGTTCGCGCGCGCCGCGTCCGGCCGCGCGGTCCCGGCGACGGCGACGCCCTCGCTTGACAGCCCACGCCCGGGATCGTCAATTGCGTTCATGACCTCCACGACAACGAAGATCGTGCGGAAAAAGCGGCAGACCCATGTTCAGGCCGCGGTGATCTTCGCCTTGCTCCTCGTGGCGGCGGCGGTGACGCGGCCCGTTTGGTACCCCGTCATGCACTTCGGCCATTCGGCGCACATCGACCTCATCCGGCAAATCGAGGTGAACCAAGCGTACAGCGACGGGTACGTCTATCCCCGCTGGATCGCCGATTTTTACTTCGGTCGGGGTTCGCCGATTTTCAACTTCTACGCGCCGTTCGTGTACCTCGTCGGGGCGTGGCTCGGCTTTTTCGGCGTGCCCGCGCTCTGGGCCGTCAAGTGCGTGTATGCGGCGTGCGTGGCCCTCGCGGGGATCGGGATGTTCCTGCTGGTGCGCGAGCTGTGGGGCACCGCGGCGGCGGCGGCGGCCTCGATTCTCTACATGCTCTCGCCGTACCTGCTCGTCGATCTCTACGTGCGCTCGGCGCTCGGCGAACTCTCGGCGTTCGGCTGGTTGCCGCTAGCCATGTATTTCATCCTGCGCGCCGCGCACACCGCGCGGACCTTTCACGCCGCGCGGGCCGCGAGCGCCGTGGCCTTGCTGTGCGTGTCGCACAACATCGGTGCGCTGCTGGGCGTGCCGGTGCTGATGGCGTGGACGCTCGCCGTGGGGCAGCGGGCGTCGGCGCGCAAACTGTGGGCGGCGCTCGCGCTCGGCATCGCGGCGTCGGCGTTTTTCTGGGCGCCCGCGCTGCTCGAAAAGTCGTACCTCAACGCCGAGGCGAATCTCATCGCCGGGGAATACCACTTTTCGCGGCACTTCGTGTCGCTCGCGCGGCTCGTCGATCCCGCGTGGGGATTCGGATCGCCGATGAATCCCGGCGGCGACGTGATGAGCACGCAGGTCGGGCGTTTGCATCTGCTGCTGCTCGCGCCCGGGCTAGCGTACCTCGTGTTCGGACCGCGCAAATGGACGAGTTCACGCCGCGCGGCGGCCGCGCTCGTCGTCATCGCGCTCGGGGCGCTCGCGTTCACGAACCGCGTCACCGAACCGATCTGGAACGCACTGCCGCTGCTGCCCTTCGTCCAGTTTCCGTTCCGGTTTCTCGTTCCCGCGTCCATCGGCCTCGCCGCGCTCGCGGGCACGGCGGTATGGTTCGCGAATCGTCTCCTCGGGCGATACGGCGGC is a genomic window containing:
- a CDS encoding HAD family phosphatase; protein product: MPIRDEFAAVLFDVDGVLLDSMSLHVDAWVRAGQELGIEITEDEVYRREGEKAEVSARDFVKSAGMMTTRARAAALLERKREIYARIAAAPKLFPGVEAVLAAARGAGLALAFVTGTSRAEMNAILPASVAEFFDASVCGDEVMHGKPNPEPYMTAARLLKLHARECLVIENAPYGIRSGRTAGCTVWAVRSTLDGDHLREAHRVIERIEDLLPEI
- a CDS encoding AAA family ATPase produces the protein MLTRLKVQGFKNLVDIDVRFGPFTCVAGRNGVGKSNLFDAILFLSDLTEKSLIEALTGVRGETRAKEAGRVFSRGTHAHAGKMTFEAEMIVPKWGEDDLGQAVEASATFLRYSLEIRRTQSSDAGGDTYEIASERLDYVKKSEAKSALPFARGYKEWRESAFQGRRTTPFISTRVNTEYVQEFKIHEDSGHQGRGSSFQSSGLARTLLSTIRTAESPTALMAKREMQSWRLLQLEPAHLRTPDEYRTAAVLGPEGRGLAATLNRLISYGKHKTTEQWAVQQRLVNRLKELVDVENIDVDRDEKRELFTTIVTNRIGTVFSARELSDGTLRFLALAALEQDPKWNGLLCMEEPENGIHPTRIPRIIDLLRGLTVDLDAKIGKDNPLRQVILNTHSPEVVGLVPYDSLLLADTIPSGDDARVESLVLRPLRDTWRTASDASIRPATKGDVLAILNALPAALATEEEREAEDSDAPRVKRVARRSDFRQLSMFASDDGG
- a CDS encoding glycosyltransferase produces the protein MHVMPWPLTAGGAQRFFVDLASSQTAYADVHAICPEGGDFWNAMLAGVTVHAIAREASGVALLEVIAPDLVHHHHPSGGWLLAAARRTGAAILGTQHRWRENVDPTRAAEVLPICGPGPGVIRHGVDLEEYRPSPPAPLPPGGRGESGTGSSRLTLLPLDGRGVAEGRGEGSIGIVGRLSPEKIPMSFIDALARRAATGAMRGATWRFVGRGIDRPEARVLERRLVAIPGVEIAGDVPPDAMPGAYRELAVLVVPSVHESVSYAAIEAMACGVPVVARAVEGLPETIGDADLLAETDDALIDAALALRADTKLRETLVRRGRERAERLFDVRRMRIAYERTAVRLTCGVVRAGDPDLDVSVVIPVWNTRGEWLRECVESVASQAGARFEIVLVDDGTDADGTLAELAAWEGAANVRVIRRSANGGVGPALNDGIRVARADLIARIDGDDVMPAGRLARQVAIMRERPGLTLVAGQMIVCDERGREIARPVRRFDTSRFIGAQDFAIAHPTVCVRRAAVLRLGGYIAGHAEDFDLWCRLHLAGARMEVAPDVWAYYRHHPDQQTAKREHGECARELRRQWAARAGEFTPAI
- a CDS encoding ketopantoate reductase family protein, with product MRWMIVGAGAIGATLAAWMDDAGLDVTLVARPRSALILARGIPVRGASGTISRNVRVVASVAEAGDADFAILTTKSGDVASAAEDVRARFGPDLPALALQNGAAHLTVLPTILPRTIFGIAAYNVWCESDGVFGARERGPVAMGATTPDLDALVRSAARELGRALPVRVTDRIVDAIHHKIVVNLANSITTLVGAGFREVPDRADLRRMTTAVLWEGMRVIRGAGYRPVSGAGMPPPAILWAGARLPDRLTRRLIERNMGRMAVSSMAQDVIGRGRANTELDAINGRIVELAREHGIDAPLNTALYDLCREEFAKGAAFVPWNPARAWTEIRGRAGAI
- a CDS encoding glycosyltransferase family 4 protein; protein product: MVDWPKPSRFDVAAHRKTRDMTTPNVLYAVAADFAGAGIGRTAYRAALGLDRAGMLARVACLSARPCEIEPARIDAYPFLPDAARRVAGDKLYYEAKNRAFDARLMRAIGRAEGLTSIHVWNSQATGAIAEAKRRGLGVVVDRASTHIRTQSRILRDAYARHGIRYEPTHDRVVARCLRDYDLADLVTVPSPFAHDSFLAEGFDPARLVLNPFGANLNVVAPPIAARPGPFTVLFVGQIGVRKGVPELLAAWERAALPDARLVLAGGIEPMSRRIIDPDRPRPGVTFAGFVADVGALMRTAHVFAFPSIEEGSALVTYEAMAHGLPMIVTPNAGSVARADEDALFVPPGDIDALADALRRLHDDADLRDRLLRSARARVEQFPWAAYGERTAETHQRLA